A part of Myxococcus landrumus genomic DNA contains:
- the tnpA gene encoding IS66 family insertion sequence element accessory protein TnpA — translation MRRPNPNEWKQLVEEFEASGLTQKEFAVRHQVSLGGFQYWLYKKSRATPVRRSEMAGRPRAAFLPVEVVASPVPRVREGLLLEVALPRGLLLRFPEGTQAEYLAHLVAVLG, via the coding sequence ATGAGACGCCCCAATCCGAATGAGTGGAAGCAGTTGGTGGAGGAGTTCGAGGCGAGCGGGCTGACGCAGAAGGAGTTCGCGGTCAGGCACCAGGTCTCGCTCGGTGGCTTCCAGTACTGGCTGTACAAGAAGTCGCGGGCCACGCCGGTCCGGCGGTCCGAGATGGCAGGCCGTCCGCGAGCCGCGTTTCTTCCCGTGGAGGTGGTCGCGTCCCCCGTGCCGCGAGTCCGAGAAGGGCTCCTGCTCGAGGTGGCGCTGCCACGCGGGCTGCTCTTGCGCTTCCCGGAGGGGACGCAGGCCGAGTACCTCGCGCACCTGGTCGCGGTGCTCGGCTGA
- the tnpC gene encoding IS66 family transposase, whose protein sequence is MATFSQAHQCEWRERAEGLERENLTLKERVGSIESQLALLQRTVFGKKSEKLPRVEDELRKAPGAPPRPREVTLKERRLKREARATLPERVIHHRVPDEARRCPSCGGTELKPLGPGKRTELIEYVPAHVERQVHLQETLACSCGAGIVTAPAPKAIEQGQYGPGFLAHVVTAKCCDSIPLYRQAKALARAGMPVARTTLCDLFHEVGRATAPLASRLLALVREASLVHADETPQRVLDEGKARRAYVWTFRTDELIAYVHSASRSGVTPMDVLGGTGGYLLVDGYTGYNRVTLPEGRVRVGCWAHVRRKFFDALPTAPESRAALDFILALYHVEHSARDTGTLGTQEHLDARRTTSARVLKQLATWVDEQFPRHPPKSPLGMALRYTKGQWSALTRFLDDPSLPLDNNAAERALRAMALGRKNYLFVGSDEAGRNLAGLSSLVATCEVNGVNPEAYLADVLMRLGSHPVSRLDELLPHRWQPSSASAPDSS, encoded by the coding sequence ATGGCAACGTTCTCCCAGGCGCACCAGTGCGAGTGGCGTGAGCGGGCCGAAGGGCTCGAGCGGGAGAACCTCACCCTCAAGGAGCGCGTGGGCAGCATCGAATCCCAGCTCGCGCTCCTCCAGCGCACCGTCTTCGGAAAGAAGAGCGAGAAGCTCCCCCGTGTCGAAGACGAGCTGCGCAAGGCCCCGGGCGCCCCACCCAGGCCGCGTGAAGTGACGCTGAAGGAGCGCCGCCTCAAACGCGAGGCGCGCGCGACGCTGCCCGAGCGGGTGATTCACCACCGCGTTCCCGACGAAGCCCGGCGGTGTCCGTCCTGCGGCGGCACGGAGCTCAAGCCGCTGGGCCCCGGCAAGCGTACCGAGCTCATCGAGTATGTGCCCGCGCACGTAGAGCGGCAGGTCCATCTACAGGAGACACTCGCCTGCTCGTGCGGTGCGGGCATCGTCACCGCGCCCGCGCCGAAGGCCATTGAGCAGGGCCAGTACGGCCCGGGCTTCCTGGCGCACGTGGTGACGGCGAAGTGCTGCGACTCGATTCCGCTGTATCGCCAGGCCAAGGCCCTCGCCCGCGCGGGCATGCCCGTCGCGCGCACCACGCTGTGCGACCTCTTCCACGAGGTAGGCCGGGCCACGGCGCCGCTCGCCTCGCGACTGCTGGCGCTGGTGCGTGAGGCCTCGCTGGTGCACGCCGACGAGACACCTCAACGCGTGCTGGACGAAGGCAAGGCACGCCGGGCGTACGTCTGGACCTTTCGCACCGACGAACTCATCGCGTACGTCCACAGCGCCAGTCGCTCCGGCGTGACGCCCATGGACGTCCTCGGGGGAACCGGGGGCTACCTGCTGGTGGATGGATATACGGGCTACAACCGCGTGACGTTGCCGGAGGGGCGGGTCCGCGTGGGCTGCTGGGCTCACGTGCGCCGCAAATTCTTCGACGCCCTCCCCACCGCACCCGAGTCCAGGGCGGCGCTCGACTTCATCCTCGCGCTCTACCACGTCGAGCATTCGGCCCGAGACACAGGGACGCTTGGCACGCAGGAGCACCTCGACGCTCGTCGTACCACCAGCGCACGTGTCCTCAAGCAACTGGCCACGTGGGTGGATGAACAGTTTCCACGCCACCCGCCCAAGAGTCCCCTGGGCATGGCCCTTCGCTACACGAAGGGACAGTGGAGTGCACTGACGCGCTTCCTTGATGACCCCTCGCTGCCCCTCGATAACAACGCCGCGGAGCGGGCGCTGCGAGCCATGGCCCTGGGCAGGAAAAACTATCTCTTTGTCGGCAGCGACGAGGCAGGTCGGAATCTGGCGGGGCTCAGCTCCCTGGTCGCCACCTGTGAGGTGAACGGCGTCAATCCCGAGGCGTATCTCGCTGACGTGCTGATGCGCCTTGGCAGCCACCCCGTGTCACGCTTGGACGAACTGCTGCCGCACCGCTGGCAACCATCCTCCGCCTCCGCGCCAGACTCCTCCTGA